A region from the Natronomonas salsuginis genome encodes:
- a CDS encoding carboxypeptidase-like regulatory domain-containing protein, producing MRSWVVVILVALVLCVGWSASAAANDEVSLTVSVVNQSGAGVGDATVIATWDGGEATGTTASNGKVFIDVPNGADVELDVDDDRYVRNRRLSISDADEREIELPVVPQGTATVTVTDSDGQPLSDATVRLRQDDETVASGETDGNRAFRTDAIERGEYRLSAVKPGFFRNETDLTVGLETEATVALQRGRVTLDIEVVDDHFEPPRTLTEVRVRIGADNFDANVSTSDGTASLNVPANTRYRIVATKDGYESTPNVQTVREASASVIVAAQRIHELTVTTSNDRVIVGETTRIEVTNAYGEPVQGARVRIDGEGVGETDDRGEMTIEIETVDERTIDATDGQVDSEPITVTGFDPDAETGTSEPTPTEAPAETPGFGVVVTVVALAFAFAVRAARQRRRSVE from the coding sequence ATGCGATCGTGGGTCGTCGTGATACTCGTCGCCCTCGTCCTGTGCGTCGGCTGGTCGGCGAGCGCGGCCGCTAACGACGAGGTGTCGCTCACGGTTTCCGTCGTTAATCAAAGCGGAGCCGGTGTCGGCGACGCCACCGTGATCGCGACGTGGGACGGCGGCGAGGCGACCGGAACGACGGCGAGCAACGGCAAGGTGTTCATCGACGTTCCGAACGGCGCGGACGTGGAACTCGACGTCGACGACGACCGCTACGTCAGAAATCGCCGGCTCTCGATCTCGGACGCCGACGAGCGCGAGATCGAACTGCCGGTCGTTCCGCAGGGGACCGCGACCGTGACCGTCACTGATTCCGACGGGCAACCGCTGTCGGACGCGACCGTCCGACTCCGGCAGGACGACGAGACGGTCGCCTCGGGCGAAACCGACGGGAATAGGGCGTTCCGAACCGACGCCATCGAACGCGGCGAGTACCGGTTGTCGGCGGTCAAACCGGGCTTTTTCCGGAACGAAACCGATCTCACCGTCGGCCTCGAGACCGAAGCGACGGTGGCTCTACAACGGGGCCGCGTCACGCTCGATATCGAGGTTGTCGACGATCACTTCGAGCCGCCGCGGACGCTGACCGAGGTTCGCGTCCGTATCGGGGCGGACAACTTCGACGCCAACGTGAGCACGAGCGACGGGACCGCGTCGCTGAACGTGCCGGCCAACACCCGGTACCGGATCGTTGCGACGAAGGACGGGTACGAGAGCACCCCGAACGTACAGACCGTCCGCGAGGCGTCGGCGTCGGTGATCGTGGCGGCGCAACGGATTCACGAACTGACGGTCACGACGTCGAACGATCGGGTGATCGTCGGGGAGACGACGCGGATCGAGGTAACGAACGCCTACGGGGAGCCGGTTCAGGGGGCGAGGGTCCGGATCGATGGCGAAGGGGTCGGTGAGACGGACGACCGTGGCGAAATGACCATCGAGATCGAGACGGTCGATGAGCGGACGATCGACGCCACCGATGGACAGGTCGACTCGGAGCCGATCACCGTGACCGGGTTCGACCCCGACGCCGAGACGGGGACGTCCGAACCGACGCCGACGGAGGCTCCGGCGGAGACGCCCGGGTTCGGCGTCGTGGTGACCGTCGTCGCGTTGGCCTTCGCGTTCGCGGTGCGAGCGGCGCGGCAGCGGCGACGAAGCGTCGAGTGA
- a CDS encoding sulfurtransferase, translating to MNDRIVGVEWLAERLGTPGVAVVDVRDAWEYDGIGHVPGAISVPFDTFRADEHGAAEAGMLPGADAFAELMGSAGVAPDDDIVAYDDTHGVFAARLLVTAELYGHDPDRLHLLDGDYSVWNRAEPTTTETPNREPTEYPAEFRVDGPLIERETVENAVGDPDAVIVDTREGWEYEEGHIPGAVRLDWRELVDTDARTIRPESALQELLAERGIHPEKRIVLYCNTARRISHTYTVLRALDYPEVSFYEGSLTEWEREGGALETDE from the coding sequence ATGAACGATCGAATCGTCGGCGTCGAGTGGCTCGCGGAACGACTCGGGACTCCCGGAGTGGCCGTCGTCGACGTCCGCGACGCGTGGGAGTACGACGGGATCGGACACGTTCCGGGCGCGATCAGCGTCCCCTTCGATACGTTTCGGGCGGACGAGCACGGCGCGGCGGAGGCCGGGATGCTACCCGGTGCGGACGCGTTCGCCGAGCTGATGGGATCGGCGGGGGTCGCTCCCGACGACGATATCGTCGCCTACGACGATACCCACGGCGTGTTCGCCGCCCGACTCCTCGTGACGGCGGAACTGTACGGACACGACCCCGACAGACTCCACCTCCTCGACGGAGATTACTCGGTCTGGAACCGCGCCGAACCGACGACGACCGAGACACCGAACCGGGAGCCGACCGAGTATCCGGCCGAATTCCGCGTCGACGGCCCGCTGATCGAGCGCGAGACGGTCGAGAACGCCGTCGGCGACCCGGACGCAGTCATCGTCGACACCCGCGAGGGGTGGGAGTACGAGGAGGGGCACATTCCCGGCGCGGTTCGGCTCGACTGGCGCGAACTCGTCGACACCGATGCGCGAACGATTCGGCCCGAATCGGCGCTTCAGGAACTGCTGGCGGAGCGCGGAATCCACCCCGAGAAGCGGATCGTCCTGTACTGCAACACCGCCCGCCGGATCAGCCACACCTATACCGTGCTTCGGGCGCTCGACTACCCCGAGGTGTCGTTTTACGAGGGGAGCCTCACCGAGTGGGAGCGCGAGGGCGGCGCACTCGAAACCGACGAGTGA
- a CDS encoding glutaredoxin family protein, translating into MTFDPSGGVDPQNVQDRVDGLIEESELVLFMKGNKLMPQCGYSQKALDILGRYHDSEQIITEDVLPALDAYRAALEEHSGWETIPQTYVDGEFIGGSDILEELHQRGELADELGVDADPDAGDDGLEAPF; encoded by the coding sequence ATGACATTCGATCCCAGCGGCGGTGTCGACCCCCAGAACGTACAGGACCGCGTCGACGGACTCATCGAGGAGAGCGAGCTCGTTCTGTTCATGAAGGGGAACAAGCTGATGCCCCAGTGTGGGTACTCCCAGAAAGCCCTCGACATCCTCGGTCGCTACCACGACAGCGAACAGATCATCACAGAGGACGTGCTTCCGGCGCTGGACGCCTATCGAGCCGCCCTCGAAGAACACAGCGGCTGGGAGACGATCCCACAGACGTATGTGGACGGCGAGTTCATCGGCGGCAGCGACATCCTCGAAGAGCTCCACCAGCGAGGCGAGTTGGCCGACGAACTCGGCGTCGACGCCGATCCGGACGCTGGCGACGACGGGCTCGAAGCGCCGTTTTAA
- a CDS encoding universal stress protein, with product MALETLVVAVGPNDNTRTDELAEAVLDVAVPADASVVLLHAFSERAYDEGIEEAGFDPEESPSPDELAKRLEGIDLLSEALSAADISYDVRGEIGAEGETILQTTKAVDGDLLFISGRKRSPTGKAVFGSTSHRIMMNSSCPVLFVREGVYGDGDEE from the coding sequence ATGGCTCTGGAGACACTCGTCGTAGCGGTCGGACCGAACGACAACACCCGGACTGACGAGTTGGCGGAAGCGGTCCTCGACGTGGCAGTTCCGGCCGACGCGAGCGTTGTCCTCCTCCACGCGTTCAGCGAACGGGCGTACGATGAGGGGATCGAAGAGGCTGGGTTCGACCCGGAAGAATCGCCGTCACCCGACGAACTCGCCAAGCGACTCGAGGGGATCGACCTGCTCTCGGAAGCGCTCAGCGCCGCGGACATCAGCTACGACGTTCGAGGGGAGATCGGCGCGGAGGGAGAGACGATCCTGCAGACGACCAAGGCGGTCGACGGAGATCTGTTGTTTATAAGCGGTCGAAAGCGGTCGCCGACCGGAAAGGCGGTGTTCGGGAGCACCTCCCACCGGATCATGATGAACTCGTCGTGCCCGGTGTTGTTCGTTCGAGAGGGTGTCTACGGAGACGGGGACGAGGAGTAA
- the hmgA gene encoding hydroxymethylglutaryl-CoA reductase (NADPH), translating to MDVDALVAAVRNGDVRLHELEQHADADDAAAARRRLLAEETGAELETVGAYAFDAAVAEPNIENMFGAAQVPMGIVGPIAVDGGAVDGPAHLPLATTEGALLASVNRGCAAIRAAEGATARVLKNAMTRAPVFRVSDVAEASETAAWVREHVDRLAEVAESTTSHGELRGVTPYVVGDSVFFRFAYDTKDAMGMNMATIATEAACETIEAETPAELVALSGNLCSDKKPAAINSIEGRGRTVAADALIPREVVESYFGTTPEAIAEANTRKNLVGSAKAGALGFNAHVANTVAAAFLATGQDIAQVVEGSNAITTAETRDDGLYASLTIASLEVGTVGGGTKLPTQREALDIVGVRGGGDPPGSNADALAEIITTAALAGELSLLGALASNHLASAHEELGR from the coding sequence ATGGATGTCGACGCGCTCGTCGCCGCCGTCAGGAACGGCGACGTGCGGTTACACGAACTCGAACAGCACGCCGACGCAGACGACGCAGCAGCGGCCAGACGGCGACTTCTCGCCGAAGAGACCGGCGCAGAACTCGAAACCGTCGGCGCGTACGCCTTCGATGCGGCCGTCGCCGAACCGAACATCGAGAACATGTTCGGCGCGGCGCAGGTGCCGATGGGGATCGTCGGCCCCATCGCCGTCGACGGTGGCGCGGTCGACGGACCTGCGCACCTCCCGCTCGCAACGACTGAGGGGGCGCTTCTCGCCTCGGTCAACCGCGGCTGCGCCGCGATCCGGGCGGCCGAGGGCGCGACCGCCCGCGTGTTGAAAAACGCAATGACGCGCGCGCCAGTCTTCCGGGTCAGCGACGTGGCGGAGGCGAGCGAAACCGCCGCGTGGGTCCGCGAGCACGTCGATCGGCTCGCAGAGGTCGCCGAATCGACGACGAGCCACGGCGAACTGCGCGGCGTGACGCCGTACGTGGTCGGCGACAGCGTCTTCTTCCGGTTCGCCTACGACACGAAGGATGCGATGGGGATGAACATGGCGACGATCGCCACCGAGGCCGCCTGCGAGACGATCGAGGCCGAGACGCCAGCCGAACTCGTCGCGCTTTCGGGCAACCTCTGCAGCGATAAGAAGCCGGCAGCGATAAACAGCATCGAGGGCCGCGGGCGAACGGTTGCTGCCGACGCGTTGATCCCGCGCGAGGTGGTTGAGAGCTACTTCGGCACCACGCCGGAGGCGATCGCCGAGGCGAACACGAGAAAGAACCTGGTTGGCTCGGCGAAAGCCGGCGCGCTCGGTTTCAACGCCCACGTGGCCAACACCGTCGCCGCCGCGTTCCTTGCGACCGGCCAGGACATCGCACAGGTCGTCGAGGGATCAAACGCGATCACGACCGCCGAGACCCGCGATGACGGACTCTACGCCAGTCTCACGATCGCCTCGCTCGAAGTCGGGACCGTCGGCGGCGGGACGAAACTGCCGACCCAGCGGGAGGCGCTCGACATCGTCGGCGTCCGCGGCGGCGGCGATCCGCCCGGTTCGAACGCCGACGCGCTCGCGGAGATCATCACGACTGCGGCGTTGGCTGGCGAACTCTCGCTACTGGGTGCGCTCGCATCGAATCACCTGGCGAGCGCGCACGAAGAGTTGGGGAGATAG
- a CDS encoding amidohydrolase — MTHAADSIFENADGHTLGPTDESFDAVAVYEGRIVRIGSDHEVRFLEGVETDVIDCAGRTLLPGFIDAHTHMEVVGRRLLHADLGAATGRGEALDLLRAESSGEWVLGYGYDESTWDDRWYLTRNELDAVSTERPVVAFREDLHTASANSVVLDRYADELPESGVERKRGEPTGVITDDAAEFLRAETAPDRAETKRLVEAARDHAHERGVTGVHDMVRRSHAPAAYRELARDGDLDLRVRLYYWADHLDAIDELGLVTNGGNEYVEVGGVKTFTDGSIGAGTAKLSTPYADRDGTGEWVVPPEELAGIVERATALDLQLAVHAIGDEAIAETLDALPADTALRHRIEHAELLPDDLSAFDAVASMQPNFLRWAREGGLYETRLGDERTAASNRVSDVLDAAVPLAFGSDCMPLDPLYGVQQVVTAPRESQQLSVTEALRAYTSGAAYAGHDEDRLGMIAPGMCADFVILSESPWEVDPSTIAGVEVEMTVVDGEVVHSRVDRSRSGVAF; from the coding sequence ATGACACACGCGGCGGACAGCATCTTCGAGAACGCCGACGGCCACACCCTCGGTCCGACGGACGAGTCGTTCGACGCCGTCGCTGTATACGAGGGGCGGATCGTTCGGATCGGCAGCGATCACGAGGTTCGGTTCCTGGAGGGCGTCGAAACCGACGTGATCGATTGTGCGGGGCGGACGCTGCTACCCGGGTTCATCGATGCGCACACGCACATGGAGGTCGTCGGCCGGCGACTGCTTCATGCGGACCTCGGCGCGGCGACCGGTCGGGGGGAAGCACTGGACCTCCTCAGAGCAGAATCGAGCGGCGAGTGGGTTCTCGGCTACGGCTACGACGAATCGACGTGGGACGATCGGTGGTACCTAACCCGCAATGAACTCGATGCCGTCTCGACTGAACGGCCGGTGGTCGCGTTCAGAGAGGATCTACACACCGCGTCCGCCAACTCCGTCGTTCTCGACCGGTACGCCGACGAGCTACCTGAATCGGGCGTCGAACGCAAAAGGGGCGAACCGACGGGCGTGATCACCGATGACGCCGCGGAGTTCCTCAGAGCGGAAACAGCGCCCGATCGCGCGGAGACAAAACGGCTGGTCGAGGCCGCCCGCGACCACGCGCACGAACGCGGCGTAACGGGCGTCCACGACATGGTTCGGCGCTCCCACGCGCCGGCCGCGTACCGCGAGTTGGCGCGCGACGGCGATCTCGATCTCAGAGTTCGCCTCTACTACTGGGCTGATCACCTCGACGCGATCGACGAACTCGGCCTCGTCACGAACGGTGGCAACGAGTACGTGGAGGTCGGCGGGGTCAAGACCTTCACGGACGGATCCATCGGCGCGGGGACCGCGAAGCTCTCGACGCCCTACGCCGACCGCGACGGGACCGGCGAGTGGGTCGTCCCCCCGGAGGAGTTGGCCGGAATCGTCGAACGGGCGACCGCACTCGATCTTCAGCTGGCCGTCCACGCGATCGGCGACGAGGCGATCGCCGAGACGCTCGACGCGCTGCCGGCCGACACCGCGCTCCGACATCGGATCGAACACGCGGAGCTGCTCCCGGACGACCTCTCGGCGTTCGACGCGGTCGCCTCGATGCAGCCGAACTTCTTGCGGTGGGCCCGCGAGGGCGGCCTCTACGAGACCCGCCTCGGGGACGAACGGACGGCCGCCTCGAACCGGGTTTCGGACGTCCTCGACGCGGCCGTCCCACTCGCGTTCGGGAGCGACTGCATGCCGCTCGATCCGCTGTACGGAGTCCAACAAGTGGTTACTGCACCGCGAGAGAGCCAGCAGCTGTCGGTCACCGAGGCGCTTCGAGCTTACACGTCGGGCGCGGCCTACGCGGGCCACGACGAGGACCGGCTCGGGATGATCGCTCCAGGCATGTGCGCCGATTTCGTGATCCTCTCGGAGTCGCCGTGGGAAGTCGATCCGTCGACGATCGCCGGCGTCGAGGTCGAAATGACGGTCGTCGACGGCGAGGTCGTCCACTCGAGGGTGGACCGATCGCGAAGCGGAGTAGCGTTTTAA
- a CDS encoding PspA/IM30 family protein, whose protein sequence is MGILSRASYVIRSKVNSVLNRAEDPHETLDYSYEQLRDELQDVKKGIADLTTQKKRLEIQKRRLEDNVEKHNQQARQAVEQDRDDLARQALEKKKQKMNQIEDLESQIADLQGTQDNLVEKKNELQNRIQEFRTEKESMKARYEAAEASARVSEAMTGAGDEMGNISRSIERARERTEDMEARAAAMDELEESGAFENALSEGDDLDRELEEMRQSGEVEAELETLKAEAGKDDGNGDDVAVDLDEETETEGTDAEIEAELDELKNDDE, encoded by the coding sequence ATGGGTATCCTCTCGCGGGCGTCGTACGTCATTCGATCGAAAGTCAACTCCGTCCTGAATCGGGCCGAAGACCCCCACGAAACGCTCGATTACTCCTACGAACAGCTCCGAGACGAGCTGCAGGACGTCAAAAAGGGCATCGCCGACCTGACGACGCAGAAAAAGCGACTCGAGATTCAAAAACGCCGACTCGAAGACAACGTCGAAAAGCACAATCAACAGGCCAGACAGGCCGTCGAGCAGGACCGCGACGACCTCGCGCGCCAGGCGCTCGAGAAGAAAAAACAGAAGATGAACCAGATCGAGGACTTGGAATCGCAGATCGCGGACCTGCAGGGAACCCAAGACAACCTCGTCGAGAAGAAAAACGAGCTGCAGAACCGGATTCAGGAGTTCCGCACAGAAAAAGAGAGCATGAAGGCCCGTTACGAGGCCGCCGAAGCCAGCGCCCGCGTCAGCGAGGCGATGACGGGTGCCGGCGACGAGATGGGCAACATCTCCCGGTCGATCGAGCGCGCCAGAGAACGAACCGAGGACATGGAGGCGCGCGCCGCGGCGATGGACGAACTCGAGGAGAGCGGCGCGTTCGAGAACGCTCTCTCCGAGGGGGACGACCTCGACCGCGAACTGGAGGAGATGCGCCAAAGCGGCGAGGTCGAGGCCGAACTCGAGACGCTGAAGGCCGAGGCCGGAAAGGACGACGGGAACGGCGACGACGTCGCAGTCGATCTCGACGAGGAGACCGAAACCGAAGGGACCGACGCCGAGATCGAAGCCGAACTCGATGAACTCAAAAACGACGACGAGTAG
- the thrS gene encoding threonine--tRNA ligase — protein sequence MSQIVVTLPDGSELDVEAGSSVEDVAYEIGPGLGSDTIAGIVDGELTDKDEPLYEDCELVIVTEQSEEYLQVLRHSAAHIFAQALQRLHPDAKLTIGPPTDEGFYYDVTGVELSESDFEALESEMEAIIDADYEIERVERSRDEALELYADNEYKREILETEAADEETVSFYVQNDWQDLCRGPHVDSTGEVGAVKLLSIAAAYWRGDEDNDTLTRVYGTAFESEADLEAYLDRREQAKERDHRKLGRELDLFSIPDVTGPGLPLYHPNGKAILRELEAFVDGLNDAQDYDFVETPHLFRTELWKQSGHYENYVDDMFLLDVNDEEYGLKPMNCPGHATIFQQGSWSYRDLPIRYAENGKVYRKEQRGELSGLSRVWAFTIDDGHLFVQPESIEREVNVVMDQINAVLETFDLDYDVALATRPEKSVGSDEIWEQAESQLRDVLEASGMDYDVEAGDGAFYGPKIDFSFRDALGRNWDGPTVQLDFNMPERFDLSYTGEDNEEHQPVMIHRALYGSYERFFMVLIEHFDGNFPTWLAPEQVRILPVSDDNIGYAKQLKNRYLGDFRVEIEDRSWTVGKKIQAAHDDRVPYMLVVGDNEEEAGTVSVRDRFEEEAKDVDIETFRAHLEGEVDEKRIEPDLVE from the coding sequence ATGAGCCAAATCGTCGTCACGTTACCGGACGGCTCCGAACTCGACGTCGAGGCCGGGTCGTCCGTCGAGGACGTGGCCTACGAGATCGGGCCGGGGCTCGGTTCGGATACGATCGCGGGTATCGTCGACGGGGAACTCACCGATAAGGACGAACCCCTCTACGAGGACTGCGAACTCGTCATCGTGACCGAGCAATCCGAGGAGTACCTGCAGGTGCTCCGCCACTCCGCGGCCCACATCTTCGCGCAGGCACTCCAGCGACTCCATCCGGACGCCAAACTTACCATCGGCCCGCCGACCGACGAGGGCTTTTATTACGACGTGACGGGCGTCGAGCTCTCCGAGTCCGATTTCGAAGCGCTCGAATCCGAGATGGAGGCAATCATCGATGCCGACTACGAGATCGAGCGCGTCGAGCGCTCCCGCGATGAGGCACTGGAGCTCTACGCCGACAACGAGTACAAGCGAGAGATCCTCGAGACCGAGGCGGCCGACGAGGAGACTGTCTCCTTCTATGTGCAGAACGACTGGCAGGACCTCTGTCGCGGCCCGCACGTCGACTCGACGGGCGAGGTCGGCGCGGTGAAACTGCTCTCGATCGCAGCGGCGTACTGGCGCGGCGACGAGGACAACGACACCCTCACGCGCGTGTACGGAACCGCCTTCGAGAGCGAGGCCGACCTCGAGGCGTATCTCGACCGGCGCGAGCAGGCGAAAGAGCGGGATCACCGGAAGCTCGGTCGAGAGCTGGACCTGTTTTCCATCCCTGACGTGACCGGTCCCGGACTCCCGCTGTATCATCCGAACGGGAAAGCGATCCTCCGCGAGCTGGAGGCGTTCGTCGACGGGCTCAACGACGCCCAAGACTACGATTTCGTCGAGACGCCACACCTGTTCCGCACGGAGCTGTGGAAGCAATCGGGCCACTACGAAAACTACGTTGACGACATGTTCCTCCTCGACGTGAACGACGAGGAGTACGGCCTCAAGCCGATGAACTGCCCCGGCCACGCGACGATCTTCCAGCAGGGCAGCTGGTCGTACCGCGACCTTCCGATCCGCTACGCCGAGAACGGGAAGGTCTACCGGAAAGAACAGCGCGGCGAGCTCTCGGGGCTCTCTCGCGTGTGGGCGTTCACGATCGACGACGGCCACCTCTTCGTGCAGCCCGAATCCATCGAACGGGAGGTAAACGTCGTCATGGACCAGATCAACGCGGTGCTCGAGACGTTCGACCTCGACTACGACGTCGCCTTGGCGACCCGCCCCGAGAAGTCCGTCGGCTCCGACGAGATCTGGGAACAGGCCGAATCGCAGCTCCGGGACGTGCTCGAAGCGAGCGGGATGGACTACGACGTCGAGGCGGGCGACGGCGCGTTTTACGGCCCGAAGATCGACTTCTCGTTCCGCGACGCGCTCGGCCGCAACTGGGACGGTCCGACGGTACAGCTCGATTTCAATATGCCCGAGCGCTTCGACCTCTCGTACACGGGCGAGGACAACGAGGAGCACCAGCCGGTGATGATCCACCGCGCGCTCTACGGCAGCTACGAGCGCTTCTTCATGGTGCTCATCGAGCACTTCGACGGCAACTTCCCGACGTGGCTCGCCCCCGAACAGGTCCGAATCCTCCCGGTCTCGGACGACAACATCGGCTACGCGAAACAGCTCAAGAACCGCTATCTGGGCGATTTCCGTGTCGAGATCGAGGACCGGTCGTGGACGGTCGGCAAGAAGATCCAGGCCGCCCACGACGACCGCGTCCCCTACATGCTCGTCGTCGGGGACAACGAGGAAGAAGCCGGGACCGTCTCCGTGCGGGATCGGTTCGAGGAGGAGGCCAAGGACGTCGACATCGAAACGTTCCGCGCACATCTCGAAGGTGAAGTCGACGAGAAGCGAATCGAACCGGATTTGGTCGAGTAG
- the glmS gene encoding glutamine--fructose-6-phosphate transaminase (isomerizing), with the protein MCGIIGCVGRDDTLDTLIHGLSKLEYRGYDSAGIALAGNGALHIRKRAGELDRLRESIDGEDGLSGTIGIGHTRWSTHGPPTDHNAHPHADCTGTVAVVHNGIIENYQALKDELEAAGHTFESDTDTEVVPHLVEAELAAGAAPGEAFRAAIDRLDGSFAISCVLDDSDSVFVARNDSPLVLGLGDDETYLASDVPAFRAFTDQVVYLADGEFAELRPDGWRVIDASGEPIEKSVETIQWDAEDTGKSGYDHFMLKEIHEQPRALRQCLRGRVSELDGDVTVPELGDIELERVHLVAAGTSYHAAVYGAQLLCDAGISAQAHYAHEYAISPPPIENATVVGVSQSGETADTLAATREARRLGAETLALTNTVGSTMARECDKAFYIRSGPEIGVAATKTFAGQQTALNLLAEAATPGAGDRDLVSALRDLPGNVQEILDESTAESVAEAYIDADSYFFIGRGLNFPVSLEGALKMKEISYEHAEGFAAGELKHGPLALVTANTPVFATVTGDGEYARKTIGNVKEVEARDAPVVAVTDGRSNVGRYADHVLDVPQTHPRVAAILANVQLQLVSYYTAAMLGRSIDKPRNLAKSVTVE; encoded by the coding sequence ATGTGCGGGATCATCGGTTGCGTCGGCCGCGACGACACGCTCGACACGCTCATTCACGGGCTTTCGAAGCTCGAGTACAGGGGCTACGACTCCGCAGGGATCGCGCTCGCGGGAAACGGCGCGCTCCACATCCGTAAACGGGCCGGCGAACTCGACCGCCTTCGCGAGTCGATCGACGGTGAGGACGGCCTCTCGGGGACGATCGGTATCGGACACACCCGGTGGAGCACCCACGGCCCACCGACCGATCACAACGCGCACCCCCACGCCGACTGTACGGGTACCGTCGCGGTCGTCCACAACGGGATCATCGAGAACTACCAGGCGCTCAAAGACGAACTCGAAGCGGCCGGCCACACCTTCGAAAGCGATACCGACACCGAGGTCGTCCCGCACCTCGTCGAGGCCGAACTCGCCGCGGGTGCCGCTCCAGGAGAGGCGTTCCGAGCCGCGATCGACCGGCTCGACGGCAGTTTCGCGATCTCCTGCGTGCTCGACGACAGCGACTCGGTGTTCGTCGCGCGAAACGACTCGCCGCTTGTCCTGGGCCTCGGCGACGACGAGACCTACCTGGCAAGCGACGTGCCCGCGTTTCGGGCGTTCACCGATCAGGTCGTCTACCTCGCCGACGGCGAGTTCGCCGAGCTGCGACCCGACGGCTGGCGCGTCATCGATGCGTCGGGCGAACCGATCGAGAAGTCGGTCGAGACCATCCAGTGGGACGCCGAAGACACCGGCAAGAGCGGGTACGACCACTTCATGCTCAAGGAGATTCACGAGCAGCCGCGTGCGTTGCGCCAGTGTCTCCGCGGTCGCGTCAGCGAACTCGACGGCGACGTGACCGTTCCGGAACTCGGGGACATCGAACTCGAACGTGTCCACCTGGTCGCCGCCGGAACGAGCTATCACGCGGCCGTCTACGGCGCACAGCTGCTGTGCGACGCCGGAATCTCCGCACAGGCGCACTACGCACACGAGTACGCGATCTCGCCGCCCCCGATCGAGAACGCGACCGTCGTCGGCGTCTCCCAGAGCGGTGAAACTGCCGATACGCTCGCGGCGACGCGGGAGGCCAGACGGCTCGGTGCCGAGACGCTCGCGCTCACCAACACAGTCGGCTCGACGATGGCCAGAGAGTGTGATAAGGCGTTTTATATCCGATCCGGCCCGGAGATCGGCGTCGCGGCCACGAAGACGTTCGCGGGCCAACAGACCGCCCTCAATCTGCTGGCCGAGGCCGCCACGCCCGGAGCTGGTGATCGCGATCTGGTGTCGGCGCTTCGGGACCTGCCGGGAAACGTCCAGGAGATCCTCGATGAATCCACTGCCGAGTCGGTCGCCGAGGCGTACATCGACGCCGACTCGTACTTCTTCATCGGGCGCGGGCTGAACTTCCCCGTCTCGCTCGAGGGGGCGCTGAAGATGAAGGAGATCAGCTACGAACACGCCGAAGGGTTCGCCGCGGGCGAACTCAAACACGGCCCGCTCGCGTTGGTCACCGCGAACACGCCCGTGTTCGCGACGGTCACGGGCGACGGCGAGTACGCGAGGAAGACGATCGGCAACGTCAAGGAGGTCGAAGCCCGCGACGCGCCGGTCGTCGCCGTCACCGACGGCAGATCGAACGTCGGGCGATACGCCGACCACGTCCTCGATGTGCCGCAGACGCATCCACGGGTCGCGGCGATCCTGGCCAACGTGCAGCTCCAGCTCGTCTCCTACTACACCGCCGCGATGCTGGGTCGATCGATCGACAAGCCGCGAAACCTGGCAAAAAGCGTTACTGTAGAGTGA